The genomic segment TAAATCGCTTCGACCATCTCTTTGCGCGAATCACGAATTTGTACACGGATCGCTTCCCCCATCACCGGGCCAATCGCTTCAGCCATTTCATCGGGCGAATCCTGAATCGTGCGCCGAATCAAACCGGTCATCACAGGTGTCAGGCGTTCTGCCAACTGCTGAATGTCGGCATTGGCCTGGGTTTTATCATCCAGCTCCGTGAGTTTTTCAAAGATGGCGTTGGTGCGCGCCGTTTGTGCCTGCTGCGATATATTTGTGCTAGAAGTCAGCGTGTGGAGTTCTTGTTCGAGGGCTTCTAATTGTTCTCGATCTTGCGAGAGAAGAATCGCCCGAACAATATTGAGCAGCGCCTCGCTATTGGGAGATGCTGCCGGGGTTGCGTCGGAAACTGTCATTGTGAGATCATGCCGCTTTCAGGCGTTGTCCGAGTTCGATCAACATCTCGCCGAAAGTATCGCGGGAAACTTTCTCATCACCCAATTTTTTCGCCAGTGAAGCCAATTGCTCTTCAAGCGCTGCGGCACGCGTTTCTAGCCCTGCAAGACGATCTTCAGTTACCCGCGCCTGCTCTCCATATAGAATATCGCGCAACCGTTCTAATTCGTTCGGCGAAGCTGCGCCGGGTTTTGATGTTTCAGCAGTCATACTTGCCTCCAAGAAGATAAAAAGATGTGGTATATTGCATAGAGTTTGTGTAGCAGCACACGATTGATAGCCTTTGTATTGTAACATTATGACCATGACGCGCACAGTTCAGAAAAAATTTTGTTTGTTGGGTGATTTTGCAGTTGGCAAAACCAGCCTGGTTCGTCGATTTGTGTACCAGCGTTTTGAAGAGAAATATTTGAGCACCATCGGCGTAAACATCAGCCGTAAAGAGTTGCAACTAAACCCACATGAACGCCTGCAAATGGTAATTTGGGATCTGGCCGGGGGTGAAGCATTTACTGGCCCGCAGGCCAATTATATAAAAGGCGCTTCCGGCGCAATGCTGGTTTGCGACCTCACCCGCGCCATCACTTTGTCAACACTGCGTTTATATGCTGCCGATTTGCAAGCAGCCAGCCCCGGAGCAGCTTTTGTGATCGTA from the Chloroflexota bacterium genome contains:
- a CDS encoding GTP-binding protein, coding for MTRTVQKKFCLLGDFAVGKTSLVRRFVYQRFEEKYLSTIGVNISRKELQLNPHERLQMVIWDLAGGEAFTGPQANYIKGASGAMLVCDLTRAITLSTLRLYAADLQAASPGAAFVIVANKSDLVAQRVLTEVQLAELAEEFQAPLFLTSAKNDENVEAAFAMLASKIA